The sequence TATAGCAGCAAGGTTACCTGGTCGAACAGACAACGAGATTAAAAATGTATGGCACACACATTTGAAGAAGAGGCTGCCACAAAACCAACAAGGCAACAATGAAAccttaaaacaaagtaaaaaagAAAGCAAGTTGGAATTCGATGTCGATGCGAAACAAGAACAATGTTCTAGTGACATTCCATCCcatgataatgataataatagtaataatagtatTAGTAGTAGCGTTGTTACTACTAATAATCATGATAATAGTAACAATAATGATGATGTTGATTCGGCGGAAAATAATTTTGCAATGGATGAGGATTTCTGGTCTGAAGTTTTGTCGTCTGATAAATCTAGCATTATGGACATTGGTGGTGATAATTATGAATTTCAAGTTGGTGATGAAGGTGTGTTTAGTTCTAGTTCATTGAGTTTGTGCCAAGATATGGATTTTTGGCATGATGTTTATGCGAGAGCTGAGGAAATAACTGAGCTATTAGAGTTATGATTCATTgaattatcattgtttttcataAGTTGTACTACTTGTATGTTCATTGGATGGAACGCAAATCATGTTTTTGTCTCATTATTTAGAGTTTTAGACTTAAGTTAATTTTGCTTTTTGTCAACCAAAAAAAAAGACTTAAGTTAATTTTGCTGAATAATTAAAACCCTCTTGGAGAGGAGTTTGTTAAATGAGGAATAACTTCTGTAGCCTAGAGTTTCAGATTATTTTATCCAGTATGGTATATGTACTGAAGTTTAGATTGGTTTTGacgtaaatattattttatctaaGAATAAAATTGTATATGGTtcgatttaattttaaattatttataaaaaatcagCTTTGATTCTATTTAATTTCATGTATAtcgatttggtttgatttttagattt is a genomic window of Vicia villosa cultivar HV-30 ecotype Madison, WI unplaced genomic scaffold, Vvil1.0 ctg.002934F_1_1, whole genome shotgun sequence containing:
- the LOC131640098 gene encoding transcription factor MYB14-like, with protein sequence MGRAPCCEKMGLKKGPWTQEEDRILINHINTFGHSNWRALPKQAGLLRCGKSCRLRWANYLKPDIKRGNFTKEEEDAIINLHEMLGNRWSAIAARLPGRTDNEIKNVWHTHLKKRLPQNQQGNNETLKQSKKESKLEFDVDAKQEQCSSDIPSHDNDNNSNNSISSSVVTTNNHDNSNNNDDVDSAENNFAMDEDFWSEVLSSDKSSIMDIGGDNYEFQVGDEGVFSSSSLSLCQDMDFWHDVYARAEEITELLEL